One part of the Falco peregrinus isolate bFalPer1 chromosome 14, bFalPer1.pri, whole genome shotgun sequence genome encodes these proteins:
- the GPI gene encoding glucose-6-phosphate isomerase, with protein sequence MALSGDPHFKKLLEWHKANASKLVLRQLFEADKDRFQKFSLTLNTDHGDILLDYSKNLITEEVMKMLMELAKSRGVESARERMFSGEKINFTENRAVLHIALRNRSNVPILVDGKDVVPEVNKVLDKMKHFCQRVRSGEWKGYTGKAITDVVNIGIGGSDLGPLMVTEALKPYSKGGPRVWFVSNIDGTHIAKTLAELKPDTTLFIIASKTFTTQETITNAETAKEWFLHAANDPSAVAKHFVALSTNGPKVKDFGIDPENMFEFWDWVGGRYSLWSAIGLSIALHIGFDNFESLLAGAHWMDKHFHTAPLEKNVPVLLAMLGIWYINCYGCETHALLPYDQYMHRFAAYFQQGDMESNGKYITKKGSRVDYSTGPIVWGEPGTNGQHAFYQLIHQGTRMIPCDFLIPVQTQHPVRNGLHHKILLANFLAQTEALMKGKTADEARKELQAAGLSGDALEKLLPHKVFEGNRPTSSIVFTKLNPFTLGAIIAMYEHKIFVQGIVWDINSYDQWGVELGKQLAKKIEPELESDAPVTSHDSSTNGLINFIKKHRA encoded by the exons ATGGCGCTCTCCGGCGACCCCCATTTCAAGAAGCTGCTGGAATGGCATAAGGCGAACGCCTCCAAGCTTGTCCTGCGGCAGCTTTTCGAGGCCGACAAGGATCGCTTCCAGAAGTTCAG CTTGACTCTGAATACTGATCATGGGGATATCTTACTGGATTACTCAAAGAACCTTATTACAGAAGAAGTGATGAAAATGCTGATGGAACTG GCCAAGTCAAGGGGTGTGGAAAGTGCCAGAGAGCGCATGTTCAGTGGAGAGAAGATAAACTTCACCGAG AACCGAGCTGTGCTTCATATTGCTCTGAGAAATCGTTCCAATGTGCCAATACTTGTAGATGGGAAGGATGTTGTTCCAGAAGTAAACAAAGTGTTggacaaaatgaaacacttctGCCAG AGAGTCCGCAGTGGTGAATGGAAAGGGTACACTGGAAAGGCGATCACTGATGTGGTCAATATTGGGATTGGTGGCTCTGACTTG GGCCCTCTGATGGTAACTGAAGCCCTGAAACCATATTCTAAGGGAGGCCCTCGTGTTTGGTTTGTATCCAACATTGATGGTACTCATATAGCCAAAACCCTGGCTGAGCTTAAACCAGACACTACGCTGTTCATCATTGCATCAAAG ACTTTCACCACCCAAGAAACTATCACGAATGCAGAAACAGCCAAAGAGTGGTTCTTACATGCCGCTAATGAT ccTTCAGCTGTGGCCAAGCATTTTGTTGCCTTGTCTACCAATGGT CCTAAAGTTAAAGACTTTGGAATTGACCCAGAGAACATGTTTGAGTTTTGGGAT tgggTTGGTGGCCGCTACTCTCTGTGGTCTGCCATAGGTCTCTCCATTGCTCTGCATATTG GTTTTGACAACTTTGAGAGCCTGCTTGCAGGAGCCCACTGGATG GATAAACACTTCCACACTGCCCCACTGGAGAAGAACGTGCCTGTTCTGTTGGCCATGCTGGGCATCTGGTATATAAACTGCTATGGATGTGAAACCCATGCCCTTCTGCCCTATGACCAATACATGCACCGCTTCGCTGCTTACTTCCAGCAG GGTGATATGGAATCTAATGGCAAATACATTACCAAGAAAGGTTCTCGTGTGGACTACAGTACTGGCCCTATTGTGTGGGGAGAGCCTGGCACCAATGGGCAGCATGCTTTTTACCAGCTTATTCATCAAG GAACTCGCATGATTCCCTGTGACTTCCTGATCCCAGTCCAGACCCAGCATCCAGTCAGAAATGGCTTGCATCACAAG ATCCTTTTGGCCAACTTCCTTGCTCAGACTGAGGCCTTGATGAAAGGAAAGACCGCTGATGAAGCTCGTAAGGAACTTCAAGCGGCAGGACTGAGTGGAGATGCCCTGGAGAAGCTCCTTCCCCATAAG GTCTTTGAGGGAAATCGACCAACCAGTTCCATTGTGTTTACAAAACTCAACCCCTTTACTCTGGGAGCCATCATTG CCATGTATGAGCACAAGATATTTGTTCAAGGAATTGTTTGGGACATTAACAGTTATGACCAGTGGGG agtTGAGCTTGGAAAGCAGCTTGCCAAGAAAATTGAGCCTGAACTGGAGTCAGATGCTCCAGTGACATCTCATGATAGCTCAACAAATGGGCTCATCAATTTCATCAAAAAACACAGAGCCTGA